The following are encoded in a window of Brevibacillus sp. DP1.3A genomic DNA:
- a CDS encoding RDD family protein, with amino-acid sequence MNQLPDDEKAHDPVSHEPYPEAHPQHSYAGFWIRVVASLLDSMFLIGISYLVFNPLRRVFSVPYASFHFIDLVEVLFDLLYMILLTWWTGQTLGKLITGIRVISARQARGNLTGGQVLLREVIGKFVASLIFGLGYLWVAWHPRKQGWHDLIAKTYVIRDRRP; translated from the coding sequence ATGAACCAGCTTCCCGACGATGAAAAAGCACATGATCCTGTATCCCATGAGCCCTATCCAGAAGCCCATCCACAGCATTCATATGCAGGCTTTTGGATTCGTGTCGTAGCATCGCTCCTTGATTCGATGTTCTTGATCGGGATTAGCTACCTCGTTTTCAATCCGTTACGGCGTGTTTTTTCCGTTCCTTACGCCTCTTTTCACTTCATCGATTTGGTAGAGGTGTTGTTTGATCTCCTCTATATGATCTTGCTGACCTGGTGGACCGGACAAACCTTGGGAAAGCTGATCACAGGCATCCGTGTCATCAGTGCCAGACAGGCGCGAGGCAATCTGACAGGCGGACAAGTATTATTACGAGAAGTCATCGGCAAATTCGTTGCTTCACTCATTTTCGGACTGGGCTATCTATGGGTTGCATGGCACCCACGTAAGCAAGGTTGGCATGATCTGATCGCCAAAACGTATGTCATCCGGGATCGTCGACCATAA
- a CDS encoding amino acid ABC transporter ATP-binding protein has product MIIQVSDLTKNYGDLKVLKGITTQVAEKEVVCVIGPSGSGKSTFLRCLNQLEEMSSGKIVINGHNLSDPKTDMNKVREEVGMVFQRFNLFPHKTVLENVMLAPVKVKKMSQEEARKQGLALLQKVGLQDKADVYPERLSGGQMQRVAIARALAMNPKVMLFDEPTSALDPELVGEVLAVIKNLAKEGMTMVIVTHEMNFAKEVGDRIIFMDQGIIMAEGHPSEVFGNNVNDRLRSFLGKVLA; this is encoded by the coding sequence ATGATTATACAGGTGTCGGATTTGACGAAGAACTACGGCGATCTGAAAGTGTTGAAGGGCATTACGACTCAGGTAGCAGAAAAGGAAGTAGTCTGCGTCATTGGTCCGTCTGGCTCGGGCAAGAGCACGTTTTTACGTTGCTTGAATCAGTTGGAGGAAATGAGCAGCGGAAAGATTGTCATCAATGGACATAATTTGTCAGACCCCAAGACCGATATGAATAAAGTCAGAGAAGAGGTTGGGATGGTCTTTCAGCGCTTTAATCTCTTTCCGCATAAAACGGTGCTGGAAAACGTCATGCTGGCTCCTGTAAAAGTGAAGAAAATGTCCCAGGAAGAAGCCCGCAAGCAAGGCTTGGCTCTCTTGCAGAAGGTAGGGCTTCAGGATAAGGCCGATGTGTATCCCGAGCGGCTGTCTGGGGGGCAGATGCAGCGAGTGGCAATTGCAAGAGCACTCGCCATGAATCCAAAGGTTATGCTGTTTGATGAACCGACTTCTGCCCTAGACCCGGAGCTGGTAGGAGAGGTGCTTGCCGTCATCAAAAATTTAGCCAAAGAAGGCATGACAATGGTGATCGTGACGCACGAAATGAATTTTGCTAAGGAAGTGGGCGACCGAATCATTTTTATGGATCAAGGTATCATCATGGCAGAAGGTCATCCCAGTGAGGTTTTTGGCAATAACGTTAACGATCGCTTGCGTTCGTTCTTGGGCAAGGTATTGGCGTAA
- a CDS encoding MFS transporter encodes MSQSRYTFWVLILVVGIAGLSQGLTIPMLTVLLEKQGVSSVMNGLNAAALYIGMVMVNPFLEIPLRRIGYRSTILWGLLLVTIATALIPMFSHLAVWFVLRLLMGVGDSGLHYASQMWVTKIAAPENRGRDLSIYGLAYGVGFSIGPLGLSVLHLGIWVPFGGLLVLYLIAFFLLYRIKNEFPAQIEQTEKKQNKYAFVLRLAWLALIPSFLFGFMETSLNGSFPVYALRTGLSVEWVSLILPSFVVGSIILQMPLGALSDRIGRKQVMLVCALVGGLAFFLFPFAGENVWLMMLLLAIAGAAVGSFYSLGLAFSADILPASMVPTAGIIAGVNFGVASILAPNVNGLLMDVWEPWTIFWLMGSLLIVFAAACLFFKQKATQEQTYSMPLQKQG; translated from the coding sequence ATGTCACAGTCACGTTACACCTTTTGGGTGTTGATTTTGGTTGTCGGTATTGCGGGGTTAAGCCAAGGCTTGACGATCCCGATGCTGACGGTTTTATTGGAAAAACAAGGTGTTTCATCCGTGATGAACGGACTCAACGCCGCTGCCTTGTATATTGGGATGGTCATGGTCAATCCATTTTTGGAAATCCCACTGCGGCGCATTGGATACCGATCCACAATATTATGGGGATTGCTGTTGGTGACGATTGCAACAGCGCTCATCCCGATGTTTAGCCATTTGGCGGTCTGGTTCGTATTACGTTTACTGATGGGTGTGGGCGATAGCGGTTTACATTACGCCAGCCAAATGTGGGTGACTAAGATCGCAGCTCCCGAGAATCGTGGGCGCGATCTTTCCATTTACGGTCTGGCATATGGTGTGGGCTTTAGTATTGGTCCATTAGGCTTAAGCGTGCTGCATTTGGGGATTTGGGTACCTTTTGGGGGCTTGCTCGTTCTGTATCTGATTGCCTTCTTCTTATTATACCGAATCAAAAATGAGTTCCCTGCACAGATCGAGCAAACGGAAAAGAAGCAAAACAAGTATGCATTTGTTTTGCGACTTGCTTGGCTGGCGCTGATTCCTTCGTTTTTGTTCGGATTCATGGAGACGTCACTCAACGGCAGTTTTCCCGTTTATGCCTTGCGTACCGGCTTGTCCGTTGAATGGGTTTCGTTGATCCTTCCGTCGTTTGTCGTGGGAAGTATTATCTTGCAGATGCCGCTGGGGGCATTGAGTGACCGTATAGGACGCAAGCAGGTCATGCTCGTGTGTGCCCTTGTAGGGGGATTGGCCTTCTTCCTGTTCCCGTTTGCAGGTGAAAACGTATGGCTGATGATGCTGTTGTTGGCCATAGCAGGAGCGGCAGTCGGTTCCTTTTACTCGCTGGGATTGGCTTTTTCGGCAGATATTTTACCAGCATCGATGGTTCCTACCGCAGGAATTATCGCGGGCGTCAATTTTGGTGTCGCCAGTATTTTGGCTCCGAATGTGAATGGCCTGTTGATGGACGTGTGGGAGCCGTGGACGATCTTTTGGCTGATGGGATCGCTGCTCATTGTTTTCGCGGCAGCTTGCCTGTTTTTCAAACAAAAAGCAACCCAAGAACAGACGTATTCGATGCCATTGCAAAAACAGGGGTAA
- the gcvH gene encoding glycine cleavage system protein GcvH codes for MEFPKNLRYSEEHEWVRVEGNKAYIGITSFAQSELGDIVFVELPEVGATIQQDEPFGSVESVKTVSELYAPVTGKVVEVNGELEDAPELVNSSPYEQAWMIVVELSDTAELDKLMDADKYEAMVKE; via the coding sequence ATGGAATTCCCGAAAAATCTACGTTACAGTGAAGAGCATGAGTGGGTGCGAGTAGAAGGAAACAAGGCGTACATCGGAATCACTTCTTTTGCTCAATCAGAGCTGGGTGACATCGTGTTTGTCGAGTTGCCTGAGGTAGGCGCGACAATCCAACAGGATGAGCCGTTTGGCAGCGTGGAATCGGTAAAAACCGTTTCTGAACTGTACGCTCCTGTAACTGGTAAAGTAGTAGAAGTAAATGGCGAACTGGAAGACGCTCCTGAACTGGTTAACTCTTCGCCATACGAGCAAGCATGGATGATCGTCGTCGAATTGTCTGATACAGCTGAGCTGGACAAGCTGATGGATGCAGACAAATACGAAGCGATGGTAAAAGAATAG
- a CDS encoding redoxin domain-containing protein: MRLREEMPDFSGITEWINGQVTKADLAGSPVLVHIWSVSCYMCKESMPSINEWRDQYAANGLKVIGIHMPHSEKDTDIEMIKKAIAEQHLTHPIAIDNDRKTVDAFQNEYVPAFYLFDEALQLRHFQAGEKGLQLVKKRLFRILGIEEES, encoded by the coding sequence ATGCGTTTGCGCGAAGAAATGCCTGACTTTTCTGGGATTACGGAGTGGATCAACGGGCAAGTAACCAAAGCCGATTTGGCTGGAAGTCCTGTATTGGTACATATCTGGTCCGTCAGTTGCTACATGTGCAAGGAATCGATGCCAAGCATAAACGAATGGCGAGATCAATACGCTGCTAACGGTTTGAAAGTCATTGGAATTCATATGCCTCATTCGGAAAAAGATACAGACATCGAGATGATCAAGAAGGCGATTGCAGAACAACATTTGACACACCCTATTGCAATCGATAATGATAGAAAGACAGTCGATGCATTCCAGAATGAATACGTCCCCGCTTTTTACTTGTTTGACGAGGCTCTCCAGTTACGTCACTTTCAGGCAGGAGAGAAGGGTCTCCAACTGGTAAAAAAACGCTTGTTCAGAATTTTGGGGATCGAAGAGGAATCCTAG
- a CDS encoding aminotransferase class I/II-fold pyridoxal phosphate-dependent enzyme, with translation MMRQPSKRLNHLSADIFSEMEARKREVAKTRTVYDLSIGSPDQQPDEKLLQTLIHAIQQPTAFRYPLSDGTETFREEVARWYQYRFGVELASDGEVHSLMGSQDGLAHFALAWTDPGDIVLVPDPGYPIYEGSVHLAGAVPYRMPLRAENEFLPKLSDIPEEIAARATFMILNYPNNPVSAVATLAFFEEVVAFAKRFDIIVVHDLAYSEMVFDGYQAPSFLQVPGAKEVGIEFNSFSKSFNMAGCRIAYVVGNADIIKPLAIVKSNIDYGVFLPVQQMAIEALRRDRESGRKNTVAPVYQERRDVLLGALAKAGWNIPSPKATMFVWAAVPNGWTSREFAFALLEKAGVVVVPGSAFGEEGEGYVRIALVQPPEILLEAVAAIDQSGILRMKTSV, from the coding sequence ATGATGCGCCAACCTTCCAAAAGATTGAACCATCTTTCCGCCGATATTTTTTCAGAGATGGAGGCTCGCAAAAGGGAAGTTGCCAAAACAAGAACGGTATACGACTTGAGCATTGGCAGTCCTGATCAGCAGCCTGACGAGAAGCTACTGCAAACGTTAATCCATGCCATCCAGCAACCAACTGCTTTTCGCTATCCGTTGAGCGATGGAACGGAGACCTTCCGAGAAGAGGTCGCCCGCTGGTATCAATATCGTTTTGGGGTGGAGCTAGCGTCAGATGGGGAGGTTCATTCCTTGATGGGGTCCCAGGATGGTTTGGCTCACTTTGCTTTAGCATGGACCGATCCTGGAGATATCGTTCTCGTACCTGATCCTGGGTATCCGATCTACGAAGGAAGCGTTCATTTGGCGGGAGCGGTACCTTACCGGATGCCACTGCGGGCAGAAAATGAATTTTTGCCAAAGCTGTCAGACATTCCAGAGGAGATAGCGGCTCGTGCAACGTTCATGATTCTGAACTATCCGAATAATCCGGTTTCCGCGGTTGCTACCCTTGCCTTTTTTGAAGAGGTTGTGGCTTTTGCCAAGCGTTTTGATATTATCGTGGTTCATGATTTGGCTTATTCGGAGATGGTGTTTGACGGCTACCAAGCGCCGAGCTTCTTGCAAGTGCCAGGAGCGAAGGAAGTGGGAATTGAATTTAATTCGTTTTCCAAGAGCTTCAACATGGCAGGTTGCCGGATCGCTTACGTTGTAGGGAATGCAGACATCATCAAGCCGCTTGCAATTGTAAAATCCAATATTGATTACGGTGTCTTTTTGCCTGTACAGCAAATGGCCATTGAGGCTTTGCGAAGGGATCGGGAGTCCGGGAGGAAAAACACAGTCGCGCCCGTTTACCAAGAACGGCGTGATGTGCTGCTGGGGGCATTGGCAAAAGCAGGATGGAACATTCCATCTCCAAAGGCGACCATGTTCGTCTGGGCAGCTGTACCGAACGGCTGGACGTCACGAGAGTTTGCCTTCGCTTTACTGGAGAAAGCCGGGGTCGTGGTCGTTCCGGGAAGTGCCTTCGGCGAAGAAGGAGAAGGGTATGTACGAATTGCTCTCGTCCAACCTCCAGAGATCCTGTTAGAGGCTGTGGCTGCCATCGATCAATCCGGGATTCTTCGCATGAAAACAAGTGTGTAG
- a CDS encoding DUF2797 domain-containing protein, producing the protein MELRGILQGLTHEYHGGDKPVDYYLNIGEDRLPLNEWLGSELTISFLGEKNCIACGRKTNKTFNSGYCYPCFTKLPENDLCIVKPHECHFELGTCRDESFGERYCMIPHFVYLAVSSDIKVGLTRKHNELRRWVDQGAIRAIPIAELPTRRMAGELEFHLSQFLPDKTNWRKMLKGDVKEIDLLAMRDEVYGHFPEQFKAFQYREDEWVDIAYPILESLDKINSKTLDKEEQLGGRLIGVKAQYLIFENGVFQTRKHAGYQVEIKAKPSA; encoded by the coding sequence GTGGAACTCCGCGGTATTTTGCAAGGACTAACACACGAGTACCATGGAGGGGACAAGCCGGTAGACTACTATTTGAATATCGGTGAAGATCGCCTTCCGCTTAATGAATGGCTGGGCAGTGAATTGACGATTTCGTTTTTAGGCGAAAAAAATTGCATTGCCTGTGGCCGCAAAACAAACAAGACGTTTAACAGCGGGTATTGCTATCCCTGTTTTACCAAACTGCCAGAAAATGACTTGTGCATCGTCAAGCCGCATGAATGTCATTTTGAATTGGGGACTTGCCGGGACGAGAGCTTTGGCGAGAGATATTGCATGATTCCTCATTTTGTTTATCTGGCAGTATCGAGTGATATAAAGGTAGGATTGACTCGCAAGCATAATGAATTGAGACGCTGGGTGGATCAAGGCGCAATTCGCGCGATTCCGATTGCGGAGCTTCCCACTCGTCGGATGGCTGGGGAGCTTGAATTCCACTTGAGTCAGTTTTTGCCAGACAAGACCAACTGGCGCAAAATGCTCAAGGGAGATGTGAAGGAAATCGACTTGCTCGCCATGCGTGACGAAGTGTACGGTCATTTTCCTGAACAGTTTAAAGCATTCCAATATCGCGAGGACGAATGGGTAGATATTGCTTATCCGATCTTGGAGTCGTTGGATAAAATTAATTCTAAGACGCTCGATAAAGAAGAACAGCTCGGCGGGCGATTGATCGGTGTGAAAGCACAGTATTTGATTTTTGAAAATGGTGTATTCCAGACGAGAAAGCACGCTGGCTATCAAGTTGAGATCAAGGCAAAACCATCTGCATAA
- a CDS encoding polysaccharide deacetylase family protein, whose product MRKCIRYALLFACLLGYGTLPAFAQQTLPSYEPIHRIDTEKKVVALTFDDGPDAIYTPKILEVLHQYNVRATFFVLGSQVDKHPKVMQWIYKAGHEIGNHGYHHFDLNKLTEHEVYEEIKHAERSILKTTGILAQYYRPPYGILTHDVMNAVQSSGYDIIHWSIDPRDWSLARTANVIAKSVKSNVSSGDIILFHDGGLNQRQTVAALRELITDLRSQGYRFVTVSQLLDAAK is encoded by the coding sequence ATGCGCAAATGCATACGGTACGCCTTGCTTTTCGCCTGCCTTCTTGGCTACGGCACCCTACCTGCTTTTGCTCAGCAAACACTGCCTTCGTATGAGCCGATCCACAGAATCGACACAGAGAAAAAGGTCGTCGCTCTCACTTTTGATGATGGGCCGGATGCTATCTATACGCCCAAAATTCTTGAAGTGCTGCATCAGTACAACGTTCGCGCTACGTTTTTTGTCCTTGGCTCCCAAGTGGACAAGCATCCAAAGGTCATGCAGTGGATTTACAAGGCTGGACATGAAATCGGCAACCACGGCTACCACCATTTTGATCTGAACAAGCTGACCGAGCATGAAGTGTACGAAGAAATCAAGCATGCAGAACGCTCCATTTTGAAGACGACCGGCATTTTGGCGCAATACTACCGTCCACCCTACGGCATCCTGACACATGACGTCATGAATGCGGTTCAATCCAGTGGCTACGACATCATTCACTGGTCGATTGATCCTCGTGATTGGTCTTTGGCACGTACGGCTAACGTCATTGCCAAAAGCGTCAAGAGCAATGTCTCCTCCGGGGATATCATCCTGTTTCATGATGGGGGTCTAAACCAACGGCAAACAGTCGCTGCACTCCGGGAGCTCATCACGGATTTGCGTTCGCAGGGCTATCGATTTGTCACGGTCAGTCAATTGTTGGATGCAGCAAAATAA
- a CDS encoding CAP-associated domain-containing protein → MRKQKVTSILALSLSLALLGHVAPVLPVSAASAVPQAAAVKTNDVYNLQLGMSTAQVEQTLGKPARIDPSHTGVEWWIYNQDLNNYIQVGLQNGKVVTLFTNGAKLNLNGITIGSTTKDLQNSWGAPQDTLTIIPSLRIQKNTLTHPTYIQNNQAITFSIDQLGGNKVAGVRISTPEHFATIAIGLMYPISYSKLPELPKLTDAQMKQAALAYEKQNLDLLNVARQRAKLPVITWDEQVAAVARAHSQDMGQNNFFNHTSPSTGSPFDRLKQAGIRYSSAGENIAYGQLDGIEAHMSWMNSAGHRQNLLSPKFKQLGVGIVMKDGRPYFTQNFVTR, encoded by the coding sequence ATGCGTAAACAGAAAGTAACCAGCATCCTCGCCCTGAGCCTTTCGCTGGCTCTGCTCGGCCACGTTGCCCCTGTCCTTCCTGTTTCAGCTGCATCTGCTGTCCCTCAAGCAGCAGCCGTTAAAACGAATGACGTCTATAACCTTCAGCTAGGAATGAGCACAGCACAGGTAGAACAAACATTAGGCAAGCCTGCCCGGATCGATCCTAGTCATACGGGCGTGGAATGGTGGATTTACAATCAAGATTTGAACAACTATATTCAAGTCGGCCTGCAAAACGGCAAAGTCGTGACGTTGTTTACTAATGGAGCCAAGCTGAATCTGAATGGCATCACGATTGGATCTACTACAAAAGACCTACAAAATAGCTGGGGTGCACCGCAAGACACGCTGACGATCATCCCAAGTCTGCGTATCCAAAAAAATACCCTTACTCATCCGACCTATATCCAAAACAATCAGGCGATCACCTTCTCTATCGATCAACTGGGTGGAAATAAGGTCGCAGGGGTGCGCATCTCTACTCCTGAGCATTTTGCCACCATTGCGATTGGCTTGATGTATCCCATTTCCTATTCGAAATTACCGGAACTGCCGAAACTGACAGACGCACAGATGAAGCAGGCAGCGCTCGCATACGAGAAACAAAATTTGGACTTGCTCAACGTGGCAAGGCAACGTGCCAAGCTGCCTGTTATCACTTGGGATGAACAAGTTGCAGCAGTAGCCAGAGCACACAGCCAAGACATGGGCCAGAATAACTTTTTCAACCATACCTCCCCATCTACGGGAAGTCCGTTTGATCGTTTGAAGCAAGCCGGCATTCGTTACAGCTCAGCTGGTGAAAATATTGCCTACGGACAACTAGACGGGATCGAAGCCCACATGAGCTGGATGAACTCCGCAGGCCATCGTCAAAACTTGCTCAGTCCAAAATTCAAGCAACTCGGAGTCGGTATCGTTATGAAAGACGGCCGACCGTATTTCACGCAAAATTTTGTTACTCGCTAA
- the sppA gene encoding signal peptide peptidase SppA: protein MHRKKWVALVIVLVVFLLGLLVEGIYGTYTDLVDHPGFAWEENVVSGYGNSKIVQLFVNGVISGQQNSAGVPSMTELLTEQLRRIEEDELVKAVVLRIDSPGGEVVATDELHRRLLRLKQVRNLPIVVSMGSTAASGGYYLATTGDAIFANPNTLTGSLGVIFNLFNYSEAANKLGVHQYAIKSGRFKDIGSPSRPLTDPERHIFQTLVNESYNNFVDVIVKGRNLSRQRVLEIADGRVYSGEQAKRLGLIDEFGDLEEATRYALSLSGEKEAMVIRYADQLSISKLLFSMKQYWSNPDPLGLNRIWDRQSSPRLLYQFMP from the coding sequence ATGCATCGAAAAAAATGGGTCGCTCTCGTAATTGTACTGGTCGTTTTTCTATTAGGGCTTTTGGTGGAGGGTATTTACGGGACTTATACAGATCTCGTCGACCATCCTGGGTTTGCTTGGGAAGAAAATGTAGTATCGGGCTATGGCAACAGCAAAATTGTGCAGCTATTTGTGAACGGCGTTATTTCGGGGCAACAAAATAGCGCTGGGGTGCCTTCGATGACGGAGCTATTGACTGAACAGCTACGCCGAATTGAAGAGGATGAACTGGTGAAAGCCGTGGTCCTTCGTATTGATAGTCCAGGTGGAGAGGTCGTCGCTACCGATGAATTACACAGACGCTTGCTACGGCTCAAGCAAGTTCGCAATCTTCCCATTGTCGTCAGCATGGGTTCCACAGCAGCCTCAGGCGGCTATTACTTGGCCACAACAGGCGATGCGATTTTTGCCAATCCCAACACACTGACTGGCAGTCTCGGCGTGATTTTCAACCTGTTTAACTATAGTGAAGCTGCGAACAAACTGGGTGTACATCAATACGCGATCAAAAGCGGACGCTTCAAGGACATCGGCAGTCCATCCCGGCCACTAACGGACCCAGAACGGCACATTTTCCAAACACTCGTCAACGAAAGCTACAACAATTTCGTCGACGTCATCGTTAAAGGCCGCAACCTCTCCCGTCAACGCGTGCTGGAAATCGCTGACGGCCGTGTCTATTCCGGTGAGCAAGCAAAACGCCTGGGTCTCATCGATGAATTCGGCGATTTGGAGGAAGCGACTCGCTATGCCCTCTCTTTGTCTGGAGAAAAAGAAGCCATGGTCATACGCTATGCAGACCAGCTCTCCATCAGCAAGCTGTTATTCAGTATGAAGCAATACTGGTCGAATCCTGATCCGCTTGGTCTCAATCGAATATGGGACCGCCAAAGTTCACCTCGTCTACTGTATCAGTTCATGCCCTAA
- a CDS encoding arsenate reductase family protein, translating to MTMKAYLYNKCDTCRKAKKWLTDQNIGFEEIPIVDAPPSKEELRQIWQTSGLDLRKFFNVSGVHYRELGLKDKLPTMSEDEMLELLASNGKLIKRPLIASDQTVTLGFKEEELEKAWGGKA from the coding sequence ATGACGATGAAAGCCTACCTATACAACAAATGTGATACATGCCGCAAAGCGAAAAAATGGCTCACGGATCAAAATATTGGCTTCGAAGAAATTCCGATTGTGGATGCACCACCGTCCAAAGAAGAACTGCGCCAAATATGGCAGACAAGCGGACTCGATTTACGCAAGTTTTTCAATGTGAGCGGTGTCCATTACCGCGAGCTGGGCTTGAAGGACAAGCTTCCTACGATGTCAGAGGATGAAATGCTGGAGCTGTTGGCTTCCAATGGCAAGCTGATCAAACGGCCTCTTATCGCAAGCGATCAAACCGTAACCCTTGGTTTCAAAGAAGAAGAGCTGGAGAAGGCTTGGGGAGGGAAGGCATGA